The following proteins come from a genomic window of Desulfocurvibacter africanus subsp. africanus DSM 2603:
- a CDS encoding tetratricopeptide repeat protein: MFWLFRRKCSKMPEQRTEPTKHPGEGQMPPSQDTLAAIGELSRVVKNNPDSVEIYLALGNLYRSQGEIERAVQIRNNLIVRPGLDKEFKIKALYELGRDYKRAGFVDRARAALEEAQALGGRNKLILSELARLAADGGDYEQAATLYSQLDHPQAEAHYLVQFARELFDKGVEAQGKKTLKKALRVYPGSLEAWLFQLTREYDAGDKDRLRKTLSDALAHVRPELSFILFEGLLSHATKGRLPDSANARTISLSQTETELLVAVLNELESRHGEILLHYYGALILALNGRLQEASTWLERALLLDPTFWPARLDLLGLSLEEQNLSPLFHSQLEFFINKARSVKRFACGVCGLKQSQLFFVCARCGSWHSIVFRMLLTD; this comes from the coding sequence ATGTTCTGGTTATTCCGGCGGAAGTGCTCCAAAATGCCTGAGCAGCGCACCGAGCCGACGAAGCATCCCGGAGAGGGGCAGATGCCGCCGTCCCAGGATACTCTGGCGGCTATCGGCGAACTCAGCCGGGTGGTCAAAAACAACCCCGATTCGGTGGAGATCTATCTCGCCTTGGGTAACCTCTATCGCTCCCAAGGCGAGATAGAGCGCGCCGTTCAGATACGTAATAACCTTATTGTACGGCCGGGATTGGACAAGGAGTTCAAGATTAAGGCTCTCTACGAACTTGGCCGCGACTACAAACGCGCCGGATTCGTGGATCGCGCCCGGGCAGCTCTGGAAGAGGCCCAAGCCCTGGGAGGTCGAAACAAGCTCATTCTAAGCGAATTGGCTAGATTGGCCGCAGATGGCGGGGATTACGAGCAGGCCGCTACACTCTATTCCCAGCTTGACCATCCCCAGGCCGAGGCCCACTACCTTGTGCAGTTCGCACGCGAGCTTTTCGACAAGGGTGTGGAGGCGCAAGGTAAGAAGACACTCAAAAAAGCCTTGCGGGTTTATCCTGGGAGTCTCGAAGCATGGCTCTTTCAACTCACACGCGAGTATGATGCCGGCGACAAGGACAGGCTACGCAAAACACTTTCGGATGCGCTTGCCCATGTACGGCCAGAACTAAGCTTTATTCTTTTTGAAGGACTTTTGAGTCATGCCACCAAAGGTCGTTTGCCGGACTCTGCCAATGCAAGAACGATATCCCTCTCTCAGACGGAAACGGAACTACTTGTTGCCGTACTCAACGAATTGGAATCCCGTCATGGCGAAATACTCCTTCACTACTACGGAGCCCTCATTCTGGCTCTCAATGGCCGACTTCAGGAAGCGAGCACTTGGCTTGAACGCGCCCTTCTACTGGATCCCACCTTCTGGCCGGCGCGTCTTGACTTGTTGGGGTTGTCGCTTGAGGAACAAAATCTTTCTCCCTTATTCCATAGCCAATTAGAGTTTTTCATTAACAAGGCCCGATCCGTGAAGCGCTTCGCCTGCGGTGTTTGCGGTTTGAAGCAAAGCCAGCTATTTTTTGTCTGTGCCCGCTGTGGAAGCTGGCACTCCATTGTCTTCCGTATGCTTTTAACCGATTGA
- a CDS encoding lipopolysaccharide assembly protein LapA domain-containing protein: MRYLKILALLIFIAILLIFFQQNTDILNTGLQFQLDIFGNVWRSLQTPLYFVLIAAFFLGGVLTLLYFFIEKLRLAKQLRACRSQIGKLEQEVNSLRNLPLQETYPAVSEESYAASPESKAESGT, encoded by the coding sequence ATGCGTTACCTTAAGATCCTAGCTCTGCTCATCTTTATCGCCATCCTGCTCATCTTCTTCCAGCAGAATACTGATATCCTCAATACGGGCCTCCAGTTCCAGCTCGATATATTTGGAAATGTCTGGCGCTCCCTGCAAACGCCGCTATATTTTGTGCTTATCGCCGCGTTCTTTCTCGGTGGAGTGCTGACCTTGCTCTACTTCTTCATCGAGAAACTGCGCCTTGCCAAGCAACTGCGCGCCTGCCGGTCACAGATCGGCAAGTTGGAACAAGAAGTTAACTCTCTGCGTAATCTTCCCTTGCAGGAGACGTATCCCGCCGTCAGCGAAGAATCCTATGCGGCTTCTCCAGAAAGCAAGGCCGAATCCGGAACATAA
- a CDS encoding HIT family protein: protein MDVLWAPWRMDYILGPKPDECVFCVPSNTAEDEERKILARGSLCYVIMNKYPYNSGHLMVAPYRHVSCLTDLTAEERQEVMEYVTRCVSVLKEAMRPQGVNAGLNLGEAAGAGIAAHLHFQLVPRWNGDASFMAVFGETRVIPDHLMATYSRLKPYFVTSRN, encoded by the coding sequence GTGGACGTGCTATGGGCACCATGGAGAATGGACTATATTCTCGGCCCCAAGCCAGACGAGTGCGTGTTCTGTGTGCCGAGTAATACTGCTGAGGACGAGGAGCGTAAGATTCTTGCTCGAGGCAGCCTGTGCTATGTGATCATGAATAAGTATCCTTATAATAGTGGTCATCTCATGGTGGCCCCCTACCGCCATGTGAGTTGTCTGACCGATCTGACAGCAGAAGAACGGCAAGAAGTCATGGAATACGTTACCCGTTGTGTGTCCGTGCTCAAAGAGGCCATGCGCCCACAGGGAGTCAACGCCGGATTGAACCTGGGTGAAGCCGCGGGGGCGGGTATTGCCGCACACCTGCACTTCCAGCTTGTACCTCGCTGGAACGGTGACGCATCGTTCATGGCCGTATTTGGCGAAACCAGGGTCATTCCTGATCATCTTATGGCTACCTATTCCAGGCTCAAACCCTATTTCGTAACCTCACGCAACTAA
- a CDS encoding TIGR00725 family protein produces the protein MDRERAVAVIGAGNCGQSEAEMARELGRLLALRGYTLVSGGMGGVMRAANEGARAAGGRSIGILPGHDRRESAEPNDIRIATGLGHMRNYLVVLNADVIVAIHGGWGTLSEVALAKKIGKSVIAIGKWSCIEGVISATDSAEALDWVEQMLGKEE, from the coding sequence ATGGACAGGGAGCGCGCTGTAGCCGTCATAGGTGCAGGCAATTGCGGGCAGAGCGAGGCCGAGATGGCTCGCGAATTGGGAAGACTGCTGGCCTTGCGCGGCTACACGCTCGTCAGCGGCGGCATGGGCGGAGTCATGCGCGCGGCCAACGAAGGCGCGCGTGCCGCAGGAGGCCGTTCCATCGGCATTCTGCCTGGCCATGACCGCAGAGAGTCTGCGGAGCCCAATGATATCCGCATCGCGACGGGCCTTGGCCACATGCGTAATTATTTAGTCGTGCTCAACGCTGATGTGATAGTAGCCATACACGGCGGCTGGGGAACCCTATCCGAAGTCGCTCTGGCTAAAAAAATCGGCAAAAGTGTTATCGCCATTGGCAAATGGTCTTGCATCGAAGGCGTCATTTCCGCAACTGATTCAGCGGAGGCGCTTGATTGGGTAGAACAAATGCTGGGCAAGGAGGAATAG
- a CDS encoding CBS domain-containing protein — MTPKIVTDTIVTGHGNADFDCFSSIIAAGKLYPGAALIFPGSQEKSLRNFYIQSAIYLFNFVSTKDIDLAQVKRLVVVDTRQRSRIEHIKAVLDNPGLEIHTYDHHPDSEDDFQAQLEVWKPWGSCAAIIIQQVREKGLDIGPEEATAVGLGLYEDTGSFTFSSTTGYDLEAAAWLRHKGMDLDVVSDLITRELTAQQVSILNTMLESATTHEINGVEVVMAEATTEHYVGDFAFLAHKLMEMENINALFAMGRMHDRIQLVARSRDERVDVGVICERFGGGGHSYAASASIKDRTPAQVKDELLSLLLASINTQMTAGKLMSKPAVVVTENKTMAKSAEIMTRFGLKAVPVVDPEDGHCVGLLEHELADKAIAHGLGDVEVREYMARDVTTLSPSDGLQHAMDVILGQRQRLAPVVDSGRVVGVLTRTDLINILVEEPARIPESLLPEKRQKKSIAGQLRDRLPEDILGILTLAGKLADEDGFEVFAVGGFVRDILLRQPNFDIDLVAEGDGIAFAYKLAGVLGGRVKAHHKFKTAVIILPNGQRIDVATARLEYYEYPAALPVVELSSIKMDLYRRDFTINALAVHLNPGRFGLLEDFFGAQRDIKDKIIRVLHSLSFVEDPTRILRAIRFEQRFEFRIGGQTERLIRNAVQMTFFQKLSGTRIFHELRLIFDERNALRCLRRMDSFTLLTHIHPNLTLDDKLIKYLEELESVRNWYRLLYEEPAAQSWIVYLLGLCGHLPPEELVQIAGNLGFTERQRHDFLALRERTGQALGKLINWSQSGEPLSGLYFILHELPVEGVLLLMAKSTRDQVKKAISVYLTRLRHIKLEIGGADLRIIGLEPGPAYGRILREVLAARIDGKAECRGDQLALAESLAGHIPDLKTKKPQNTAKPPSEHKP; from the coding sequence ATGACCCCAAAGATCGTCACCGACACCATCGTCACCGGCCACGGCAACGCTGATTTCGACTGTTTCTCTTCAATCATTGCCGCAGGCAAGCTCTACCCTGGCGCTGCGCTCATATTCCCTGGCAGCCAAGAGAAATCCCTGCGCAACTTCTACATCCAAAGCGCCATCTATCTTTTCAACTTCGTTTCGACCAAGGATATCGATCTTGCTCAGGTCAAACGTCTGGTGGTCGTGGACACCCGTCAACGTTCACGCATTGAGCACATCAAAGCCGTGCTGGATAATCCAGGCCTTGAAATCCACACGTATGATCACCATCCTGATTCGGAGGACGACTTTCAGGCGCAACTCGAAGTATGGAAGCCATGGGGCTCCTGCGCTGCCATCATTATCCAACAGGTGCGCGAAAAAGGATTGGATATTGGCCCGGAAGAAGCCACAGCCGTGGGACTCGGTCTTTATGAAGATACTGGATCCTTTACCTTCTCCTCCACCACGGGCTACGATCTCGAAGCGGCGGCTTGGCTGCGCCACAAAGGCATGGATTTGGATGTCGTTTCCGACCTCATTACCCGTGAGCTGACCGCCCAACAAGTTTCAATCCTCAATACCATGCTCGAGTCCGCCACCACACACGAGATCAACGGCGTGGAAGTAGTCATGGCAGAAGCGACTACTGAACATTATGTCGGTGATTTCGCCTTTTTGGCCCACAAGCTTATGGAGATGGAGAATATAAATGCGCTCTTTGCCATGGGGCGCATGCACGACCGCATCCAGCTCGTGGCCCGCTCGCGAGACGAACGAGTGGACGTGGGTGTTATCTGCGAACGGTTTGGCGGTGGCGGGCACTCCTATGCAGCCTCTGCCTCCATCAAGGATCGAACTCCGGCGCAAGTAAAGGATGAACTCCTGTCCCTGTTGCTGGCGAGCATCAATACCCAAATGACCGCGGGCAAACTCATGTCCAAGCCAGCCGTGGTGGTGACCGAGAACAAGACCATGGCCAAGTCCGCTGAAATCATGACACGCTTTGGCCTCAAGGCCGTGCCGGTGGTCGACCCCGAGGACGGCCATTGCGTGGGTCTCTTGGAGCACGAATTGGCGGACAAGGCCATCGCTCACGGCCTTGGAGATGTTGAAGTGCGAGAATACATGGCCCGCGATGTGACCACGCTTTCGCCTTCCGACGGGCTGCAACACGCCATGGATGTCATTCTCGGCCAACGTCAACGCTTGGCCCCGGTCGTGGATTCCGGACGGGTCGTCGGAGTACTCACACGCACGGATCTTATCAACATCCTTGTGGAAGAGCCGGCGCGTATTCCTGAATCACTGCTGCCTGAGAAACGCCAAAAGAAGAGCATCGCAGGTCAACTTCGGGACAGGCTGCCCGAGGATATCCTCGGCATTCTGACCCTGGCCGGCAAGCTGGCCGACGAGGACGGCTTTGAGGTCTTTGCCGTAGGAGGTTTTGTCCGAGACATTCTGCTGCGACAGCCGAACTTCGACATTGATCTCGTGGCAGAGGGTGACGGCATCGCCTTTGCTTACAAGTTGGCCGGCGTTCTCGGCGGGAGGGTCAAAGCCCACCATAAATTCAAGACCGCAGTCATCATCCTTCCGAACGGCCAGCGTATCGACGTGGCCACAGCCAGGCTCGAATACTATGAGTACCCGGCCGCCCTGCCCGTGGTGGAACTCTCCTCTATCAAGATGGACCTCTATCGCCGAGATTTCACCATCAATGCCTTGGCCGTGCACCTCAACCCTGGCCGTTTTGGACTCCTTGAAGACTTTTTCGGCGCCCAGCGGGACATCAAAGATAAAATCATTCGAGTGCTGCATTCGCTTAGTTTTGTGGAGGATCCTACGCGTATCTTGCGCGCCATCCGGTTCGAACAGCGTTTCGAATTTCGTATAGGCGGCCAGACCGAGCGGCTTATACGCAATGCTGTGCAGATGACCTTTTTCCAGAAGCTCTCGGGCACACGCATTTTCCACGAACTAAGGCTAATTTTTGACGAGCGCAATGCTCTGCGTTGCCTGCGGCGCATGGACAGTTTCACACTGCTGACGCACATCCACCCGAATCTCACGCTGGATGACAAGCTCATCAAATATCTGGAGGAGCTGGAAAGCGTACGCAACTGGTACCGCTTGCTCTATGAAGAGCCGGCAGCCCAATCCTGGATAGTATACCTCTTGGGATTGTGCGGACACCTGCCACCTGAGGAACTAGTGCAGATCGCGGGCAATCTTGGCTTCACGGAGCGGCAACGTCATGATTTCCTGGCCTTGCGTGAGCGAACCGGCCAAGCCTTGGGCAAGCTTATCAACTGGAGCCAGTCCGGCGAGCCCCTCAGCGGGCTTTACTTCATACTGCACGAACTGCCCGTTGAAGGCGTCCTGCTCCTTATGGCCAAGAGCACGCGGGACCAGGTAAAAAAGGCCATTTCCGTTTATCTGACGCGGCTTCGGCACATCAAGCTGGAGATAGGTGGCGCGGATTTGCGAATCATTGGCCTGGAGCCAGGTCCCGCCTACGGCAGAATACTTCGCGAGGTGCTGGCCGCACGCATCGATGGCAAGGCGGAATGCCGTGGAGATCAGTTGGCCCTGGCTGAATCCCTGGCTGGCCACATACCCGACCTTAAAACAAAGAAGCCGCAGAATACAGCTAAGCCGCCCTCCGAGCATAAACCGTAA
- the xerD gene encoding site-specific tyrosine recombinase XerD, with protein MTTFGNDQRPTMPANPWIDRYLEHLLVSKGLSENSLTAYATDFESLLEFLTEKALPMERVTPQTLLLYLLHLRRKGLGNRSMARHLSALRGFFAFALEEGWLVENPAELLENPKLPRTLPEVLSREEVERMLERPDTRTKLGFRDRTMLELLYAAGLRVSELVDLRPLDFDPQTGVLRVFGKGSKERLVPLHDLAQRFVLAYLESWRNSFKPLEEHMFLNRSGKGLTRQAIWKLIKRYAQEAGIFREISPHTMRHSFATHLLEGGADLRTVQILLGHADISATEIYTHLQTSRLLAVHREHHPRSARQSGRAAAVHDGSE; from the coding sequence ATGACCACTTTCGGTAATGATCAGCGGCCGACAATGCCGGCCAATCCTTGGATAGACCGCTATCTGGAGCACCTGCTTGTCTCCAAGGGCCTGTCCGAGAACAGCTTGACAGCCTATGCCACTGATTTTGAAAGCCTGCTCGAATTCTTGACTGAAAAGGCTCTGCCCATGGAGCGGGTCACGCCTCAGACTTTGCTCCTATACCTCCTACACTTGCGCCGCAAAGGCCTTGGAAACAGATCCATGGCCCGCCACCTGTCAGCTTTGCGCGGTTTCTTCGCCTTCGCTTTGGAGGAAGGCTGGCTGGTTGAAAACCCGGCCGAGTTGCTAGAAAATCCCAAGCTTCCTCGAACGCTCCCCGAAGTACTCAGCCGCGAGGAAGTCGAGCGAATGCTGGAGCGGCCCGATACGCGCACCAAACTCGGCTTCCGTGACCGGACCATGCTCGAACTGTTATATGCTGCGGGCTTGCGTGTATCCGAGCTTGTGGATCTGCGACCACTCGACTTCGACCCTCAGACAGGCGTGCTGCGTGTTTTTGGCAAGGGCAGCAAGGAACGCCTTGTACCCTTGCACGACCTGGCACAACGTTTTGTGCTGGCTTATCTTGAAAGTTGGCGAAATAGCTTCAAGCCCTTGGAAGAGCATATGTTTCTCAACCGCTCGGGCAAGGGTCTGACCAGGCAAGCCATCTGGAAGCTGATAAAACGCTATGCCCAGGAAGCAGGCATTTTCCGCGAGATATCTCCCCATACAATGCGGCACAGCTTCGCCACGCATCTGCTCGAAGGTGGAGCCGATCTACGCACTGTTCAGATACTCCTTGGCCATGCGGATATCAGCGCTACGGAAATTTACACTCACTTACAAACTTCCCGTCTCCTGGCCGTGCACCGTGAGCACCACCCTCGCTCTGCTAGACAGTCAGGCCGCGCAGCCGCAGTTCATGATGGGTCGGAATAA
- a CDS encoding LL-diaminopimelate aminotransferase, with protein sequence MAQFPLADRLAALPPYLFAEIDRVKQEVKARGVDIISLGIGDPDMPTPDFIIEALHAAAKKPINHQYPSYRGLLGFRQAVAAWYKVRFGVDLSPEKEVVSLIGSKEGIAHFPLAFINPGDLALVCTPNYPVYNVAVGFCGGTVKYLPLTSDNNFLPDLDAVDNDTWKKAKLLFINYPNNPTSATADRAFYERVVEKAREFNVIVLHDAAYTEVYFNPAKKPMSILEIPGAKDVAIEFHSLSKTYNMTGWRIGMAVGNETLVNGLGKIKENVDSGIFQAVQEAGIAALQQGEPYAEKFRAIYRERRDVMLQALDKAGIGYRKSDASFYVWCNVPKGYTSAEFCTNVLQKTGVVVTPGNGFGAPGEGYFRISLTVDMPLLEEAVSRIIKL encoded by the coding sequence ATGGCCCAGTTCCCACTTGCCGACCGTCTGGCCGCGCTGCCGCCCTATCTGTTTGCAGAAATCGACAGGGTGAAACAGGAAGTGAAAGCCAGGGGAGTGGATATCATCAGCCTCGGCATCGGCGACCCGGACATGCCAACCCCGGACTTCATCATCGAGGCCCTGCATGCGGCAGCCAAGAAGCCGATCAATCACCAATATCCTTCCTATCGAGGGCTGCTCGGTTTTCGCCAGGCCGTAGCCGCCTGGTACAAGGTTCGTTTCGGTGTGGACCTGTCGCCCGAAAAAGAGGTTGTCAGCCTCATCGGCTCCAAGGAAGGCATCGCACATTTCCCGCTGGCTTTTATCAACCCCGGCGACTTGGCTCTGGTCTGCACGCCCAACTATCCTGTTTATAACGTCGCCGTCGGTTTCTGCGGCGGCACGGTCAAATATCTACCTTTGACCAGTGACAACAACTTTCTTCCCGACTTGGACGCTGTTGATAACGACACATGGAAGAAAGCCAAGCTGCTGTTCATCAACTATCCAAACAACCCCACCTCGGCCACGGCCGACCGCGCATTCTATGAAAGGGTGGTGGAGAAAGCCCGCGAGTTCAACGTCATCGTGCTTCATGACGCGGCCTACACCGAAGTCTACTTCAATCCAGCCAAGAAGCCGATGTCCATTCTTGAGATACCCGGGGCCAAGGACGTGGCAATCGAATTCCACTCATTGTCCAAGACCTACAATATGACCGGCTGGCGCATCGGCATGGCCGTTGGCAACGAGACGTTGGTGAACGGCCTGGGCAAGATCAAGGAGAATGTGGATTCGGGCATCTTCCAGGCTGTGCAGGAAGCCGGCATCGCGGCCCTTCAGCAGGGCGAGCCCTACGCCGAAAAATTCCGGGCCATTTATCGGGAGCGCCGTGACGTGATGCTTCAGGCCTTGGACAAGGCAGGCATCGGCTATCGCAAGTCCGATGCGAGCTTCTACGTCTGGTGCAATGTGCCCAAAGGTTACACCTCGGCCGAATTCTGCACCAATGTGCTCCAGAAAACCGGAGTGGTGGTCACTCCAGGCAATGGATTTGGCGCTCCGGGCGAAGGTTATTTCCGGATATCTCTTACCGTGGACATGCCCCTGCTGGAGGAAGCCGTATCGCGCATCATCAAGCTGTAA
- the folK gene encoding 2-amino-4-hydroxy-6-hydroxymethyldihydropteridine diphosphokinase → MGSNLGDARKNLHEAGMRIDSLEGVCITASSAIWQTEPQDLKDQPWFANQVLQLSCDSKWTPEGLLAALLEIEQCMGRSRGIRFGPRCIDLDLLLFGDRIMTSDDLILPHPRMRKRAFVLIPLREVAGNLIFPEGDTLDQALACLRFLTTDNRICQE, encoded by the coding sequence CTGGGCTCCAATCTAGGGGATGCGCGGAAGAATCTGCACGAAGCAGGGATGCGTATCGACAGCCTTGAGGGCGTCTGCATAACCGCAAGTTCCGCGATTTGGCAGACCGAGCCGCAGGACCTTAAAGACCAACCCTGGTTCGCCAATCAGGTTCTGCAACTGAGCTGCGACTCTAAGTGGACACCGGAAGGGCTCTTGGCGGCGCTGCTGGAAATTGAGCAGTGCATGGGCCGGAGCCGAGGTATACGATTCGGCCCGCGTTGCATCGACCTTGACTTGCTTCTATTTGGCGACCGGATCATGACTTCGGACGACTTGATCCTGCCGCACCCCCGCATGCGCAAGAGAGCCTTCGTGCTCATTCCCTTGCGGGAGGTTGCGGGGAATCTTATATTCCCCGAGGGCGATACCTTGGATCAAGCCCTGGCTTGCTTGCGTTTCTTGACCACGGATAATCGAATCTGCCAGGAATGA
- a CDS encoding TRASH domain-containing protein, whose translation MIKLLIFVGAIFILWKLLTGDKKKKETERRKDQETKAASGQMVRDPMCGTFVPQDSDIRVREDDKVYCFCSYECRDKYIKQIGSSAGIEKKTSQE comes from the coding sequence ATGATAAAACTACTCATTTTTGTGGGCGCAATTTTTATTCTCTGGAAGCTGCTCACCGGAGATAAAAAGAAAAAGGAAACGGAGCGGCGCAAGGATCAGGAAACCAAAGCCGCTTCAGGACAGATGGTTCGTGATCCGATGTGTGGGACGTTTGTGCCCCAAGATAGCGATATCCGTGTGCGTGAGGACGACAAGGTCTATTGTTTCTGCAGTTATGAATGCCGAGACAAATATATCAAGCAGATCGGCTCCAGCGCTGGCATCGAGAAGAAGACCAGTCAGGAGTAA
- a CDS encoding transposase — protein sequence MAKQFQLWRVSDQFWNMVDPLIPRPERTSGKNYRRRPGGGRKPLDPRRVFEAIVHVLRTGIPWKGLPTEHYGSSSSIHSYFQVWESAGFFDDLWRNGLAEHDDMVGIAWQWQRKTEPGSRAMPARNSEELQRADLSRQIVMSPEKVWRPVVIRREQCRF from the coding sequence ATGGCAAAGCAGTTCCAATTATGGAGAGTGTCCGACCAGTTCTGGAACATGGTGGATCCCTTGATTCCTAGGCCGGAGCGCACGTCTGGAAAAAACTATCGTCGCAGGCCGGGTGGTGGCCGCAAACCGCTTGATCCTCGGCGTGTCTTTGAAGCCATCGTGCATGTGCTGCGAACCGGGATACCCTGGAAGGGGCTGCCTACGGAGCATTATGGCAGTTCAAGTTCAATTCATTCCTATTTTCAGGTCTGGGAGAGCGCCGGTTTTTTCGATGATTTGTGGCGAAATGGCCTGGCGGAGCACGACGACATGGTCGGAATCGCCTGGCAATGGCAGCGCAAGACTGAGCCCGGATCAAGGGCAATGCCTGCAAGAAACTCCGAGGAGTTGCAGCGAGCGGATCTGAGCAGGCAAATAGTGATGTCTCCTGAAAAAGTCTGGCGTCCCGTGGTCATTCGGCGAGAGCAGTGCAGGTTCTAA
- a CDS encoding metal-dependent hydrolase, which translates to MPHQLTWYGHSNFKLQTSTGKAILIDPFFEGNPNAPIASGSVGHADCICVTHDHGDHVGQALEIAKATGATVVGVFDTIQKLLKQGLPESQGLGMNIGGSVQVANVRIKMVQAMHSTASGAASGYILTLEDGFCLYHAGDTGLFASMELFAIFHEIDLAILPIGGHFTMDPEQAAYACKLLRPAWVVPMHWGTFPVLEQNTKSFSDYLARHAPDAKLLSLTPGKAAALSKNEALSDCRCE; encoded by the coding sequence ATGCCGCATCAATTAACCTGGTATGGCCATTCCAACTTCAAGCTGCAAACCTCTACTGGCAAAGCAATCCTTATCGACCCATTTTTTGAAGGCAATCCGAATGCTCCGATCGCCTCGGGATCGGTGGGCCATGCGGATTGCATATGCGTGACCCACGACCATGGCGACCATGTTGGACAGGCCCTGGAGATCGCCAAGGCAACCGGCGCTACCGTGGTGGGTGTCTTTGACACAATCCAGAAGCTTTTGAAACAGGGTCTGCCGGAGTCCCAAGGACTGGGCATGAACATCGGCGGCAGCGTTCAGGTCGCGAACGTGCGGATTAAGATGGTGCAGGCCATGCACTCCACCGCCAGCGGTGCAGCCAGTGGCTACATTCTCACTTTGGAGGATGGCTTCTGCTTATACCATGCCGGCGATACCGGTCTGTTCGCCAGCATGGAGCTTTTCGCCATATTTCACGAAATCGACCTGGCGATTCTGCCCATTGGCGGACACTTCACCATGGACCCAGAGCAGGCGGCCTACGCCTGCAAGCTGCTCAGGCCAGCCTGGGTCGTTCCCATGCACTGGGGGACTTTCCCTGTCCTTGAGCAGAATACCAAATCATTCTCCGATTATCTGGCCCGTCATGCTCCAGATGCCAAGCTCTTGTCGCTTACTCCGGGCAAAGCCGCAGCTCTGTCGAAAAATGAGGCGCTCTCCGATTGCCGGTGTGAGTAA
- a CDS encoding UbiX family flavin prenyltransferase, producing MSTRRILLGVTGASGMPYTFKLAKILGATPGMELHLILSKAAKQVLALEADEPLEALTTCATAVYSDDDLAAPPASGSWLHQGMVVCPCSMHSLAAISQGLAGSLLHRAADVTLKEGRPLVLVPRETPLNRVHLRNLLSASEAGAVILPAMPAFYHRPRSVADVVDHLVARILDRLGVSHELSKRWNGLPED from the coding sequence ATGAGCACACGACGAATTCTCCTCGGTGTGACCGGAGCTAGCGGCATGCCCTACACCTTCAAGCTGGCAAAGATTTTAGGCGCAACTCCGGGCATGGAATTACACCTCATCCTCAGCAAAGCGGCCAAACAGGTCTTGGCGCTGGAAGCGGATGAACCCCTTGAAGCGCTTACAACTTGCGCCACAGCCGTTTATTCCGATGACGACTTGGCCGCGCCGCCGGCCAGCGGTTCCTGGCTGCATCAGGGCATGGTCGTCTGCCCCTGCTCCATGCACAGCCTGGCAGCCATCTCTCAAGGTTTGGCCGGCTCTCTCCTGCATCGAGCCGCTGACGTCACGCTCAAGGAAGGCAGGCCGCTTGTGCTCGTGCCACGCGAAACGCCACTCAACCGCGTGCATTTACGCAACCTGCTGTCCGCCTCGGAGGCCGGCGCTGTGATTCTGCCGGCAATGCCCGCCTTCTATCATCGCCCGCGCAGCGTCGCCGACGTCGTTGACCATCTCGTGGCACGTATCCTGGACCGCCTGGGAGTTAGCCACGAACTCTCAAAACGCTGGAATGGTTTACCTGAGGATTGA